The proteins below are encoded in one region of Peribacillus muralis:
- the hisB gene encoding imidazoleglycerol-phosphate dehydratase HisB yields the protein MERFASVERKTNETEISLKFGVDGEGNSSIKTGVPFMTHMLDLFTKHGKFDLSVDAKGDTEVDDHHTTEDIGICLGQTLLEALGDKRGIKRYGNAFVPMDEALAQVVIDLSNRPHLEFRAEFPSQKVGTFDTELVHEFLWKFALEARMNLHVVVHYGHNTHHMIEAIFKALGRALDEATTIDPRVKGIPSTKGML from the coding sequence ATGGAACGTTTTGCTAGCGTGGAGCGAAAGACGAATGAAACGGAAATCAGCTTAAAGTTTGGTGTGGATGGAGAAGGTAATTCCTCGATAAAGACTGGCGTCCCGTTCATGACACATATGCTTGATTTGTTCACGAAACACGGAAAATTCGATTTATCGGTCGATGCAAAAGGTGATACGGAGGTCGATGATCATCATACAACTGAAGATATTGGCATTTGCTTAGGTCAAACGTTATTGGAGGCGCTTGGAGACAAGCGTGGGATAAAGCGGTATGGAAATGCGTTCGTCCCGATGGATGAAGCTCTCGCACAGGTAGTCATCGACTTAAGCAATCGCCCGCATCTGGAGTTCAGGGCGGAGTTCCCCTCACAAAAGGTCGGAACGTTCGATACGGAACTTGTGCATGAGTTTCTTTGGAAATTCGCTCTAGAAGCGAGGATGAACTTGCATGTAGTCGTCCATTATGGTCATAACACACATCATATGATCGAAGCGATATTCAAAGCGCTCGGACGTGCTTTAGATGAAGCGACGACCATCGATCCGCGGGTCAAAGGCATTCCTTCTACGAAAGGAATGTTGTAA
- the hisIE gene encoding bifunctional phosphoribosyl-AMP cyclohydrolase/phosphoribosyl-ATP diphosphatase HisIE — MNLETIKYDEKGLVPAIVQDARSKEVLTLAYMNEESLKMSIEKGETVFFSRSRQELWHKGETSGNTQKIIEIKYDCDQDALVVAVVPAGPACHTGATSCFSESIHLNGEARQALETNVMFLTELEQLIAKRKAEMPEGSYTTYLFEKGVDKILKKVGEEAAEVIIAAKNRDAEELSMESADLLYHLFVLLQEQELPFQAVLDVLKARHSDKDEPKETE; from the coding sequence ATGAATCTTGAAACTATTAAATACGACGAAAAAGGTCTAGTACCGGCAATTGTCCAGGACGCCCGCAGCAAAGAAGTGCTGACACTTGCTTATATGAATGAAGAATCGCTAAAAATGTCGATCGAAAAGGGTGAAACGGTTTTCTTCAGTCGCTCACGTCAAGAATTATGGCATAAAGGGGAGACGAGCGGAAATACACAGAAAATCATCGAAATCAAGTATGACTGCGATCAAGATGCATTGGTCGTTGCAGTCGTTCCAGCAGGTCCTGCGTGCCATACTGGGGCAACAAGCTGTTTTAGCGAATCGATTCATCTAAATGGCGAAGCCCGTCAAGCGCTGGAAACGAATGTGATGTTCCTGACTGAATTGGAACAATTGATTGCAAAAAGGAAAGCGGAAATGCCTGAAGGTTCCTATACAACCTACTTGTTCGAAAAAGGCGTGGATAAAATCCTCAAAAAGGTCGGGGAAGAAGCGGCAGAAGTGATCATCGCCGCTAAAAACCGCGATGCCGAGGAATTGTCCATGGAAAGTGCCGATCTCCTCTATCACTTATTCGTCCTTCTTCAGGAACAGGAATTGCCTTTCCAAGCTGTTCTGGATGTATTGAAGGCCAGACACTCCGATAAGGACGAGCCTAAAGAAACGGAATGA
- the hisA gene encoding 1-(5-phosphoribosyl)-5-[(5-phosphoribosylamino)methylideneamino]imidazole-4-carboxamide isomerase, translating to MSNFTIYPAIDMRGGQCVRLVQGDYDQETVYGDSPFDMAKSFADQGADWIHMVDLDGAKEGVRINDSYVIKAASELGARIQIGGGIRTERDIAHYLDNGVERVILGSTAVSDPVFTKDMIRKYGKHIAIGIDAKDGKVATHGWLQTSGTLAVELGKVLADAGAETFIVTDIATDGMLSGPNVNGILAMAEATGKNVIASGGISSLEDILALKGHEAEGIAGAIIGKAIYTKRFTVADALEKVRG from the coding sequence ATGAGCAACTTTACGATATACCCGGCGATTGATATGCGCGGAGGCCAATGCGTCCGCTTGGTCCAGGGAGACTATGATCAAGAAACCGTATATGGCGATTCTCCCTTCGATATGGCTAAAAGCTTCGCGGACCAAGGCGCGGATTGGATACATATGGTCGACCTTGACGGGGCGAAAGAGGGAGTTCGCATCAATGATTCATACGTGATTAAAGCGGCAAGTGAGTTAGGGGCACGCATCCAAATCGGCGGCGGCATCCGCACGGAACGGGATATCGCCCATTATCTGGATAATGGTGTGGAACGTGTCATTCTTGGAAGCACAGCCGTTTCAGATCCTGTCTTCACGAAGGATATGATCAGGAAGTATGGAAAGCATATCGCGATTGGCATAGATGCGAAGGATGGCAAGGTTGCGACTCATGGCTGGCTGCAAACGTCTGGAACCCTTGCTGTAGAGCTTGGTAAAGTGCTGGCGGATGCAGGTGCCGAAACGTTCATCGTCACTGATATTGCAACGGATGGCATGCTTTCAGGTCCGAATGTCAACGGGATTTTGGCTATGGCGGAGGCAACAGGGAAAAACGTGATTGCCTCCGGCGGCATAAGTTCACTGGAAGATATCCTAGCCCTCAAGGGGCATGAAGCGGAAGGGATTGCAGGGGCGATCATTGGCAAGGCAATTTATACGAAGCGCTTTACCGTTGCAGATGCGCTGGAAAAGGTGCGTGGTTAA
- the hisG gene encoding ATP phosphoribosyltransferase, translated as MNNSFLTIAMPKGRIFEEAAELLRTAGFRLPPEFDDSRKLILEVEEENLRFILAKPMDVVTYVEHGVADIGIAGKDVMMEEDRDVYELLDLKISACYLAVAGLPGTKISDIAPKVASKYPNVASGYFREQGEQVEIIKLNGSIELAPLIGLAERIVDIVSTGQTLKENGLVEYAKIADVTSRLVANPVSYRIKEARITEIVDRLAAIIE; from the coding sequence ATGAATAATAGCTTTTTAACGATAGCGATGCCGAAAGGAAGAATATTTGAAGAAGCGGCAGAGCTATTACGAACGGCAGGTTTTCGACTGCCTCCCGAGTTTGATGATTCCCGGAAACTGATCCTGGAAGTGGAAGAGGAGAATTTACGTTTCATTTTGGCCAAACCGATGGATGTCGTAACCTATGTTGAACATGGTGTCGCCGATATTGGCATTGCCGGTAAGGATGTCATGATGGAGGAAGACCGTGATGTATATGAATTACTTGATTTGAAGATCAGTGCGTGCTACTTGGCTGTAGCAGGTTTACCTGGTACGAAAATAAGTGACATCGCCCCTAAAGTAGCCAGCAAATATCCGAATGTAGCCTCGGGTTATTTCCGAGAACAGGGAGAGCAGGTCGAGATTATCAAGCTGAACGGCTCAATCGAGCTGGCACCATTGATTGGCTTGGCGGAACGGATCGTGGATATCGTTTCAACCGGCCAGACATTGAAGGAAAATGGACTCGTGGAATATGCAAAAATTGCTGATGTAACTTCGAGGCTGGTGGCGAACCCTGTCAGCTACCGAATTAAAGAAGCACGGATCACGGAGATTGTGGATAGATTGGCAGCAATCATTGAGTAG
- the hisH gene encoding imidazole glycerol phosphate synthase subunit HisH → MIGIVDYGMGNLFSVSKGLERLGADSFISDDPEELSEATGIILPGVGSFRDAMSLLKKQGLDGFLQRYAAGGGYILGICLGMQLLFDESEENGPARGLSLIPGKIIRFQGIDASGDVYKVPHMGWNRLEFKHASPVTAGLEADHVYFVHSYYADTDDAYIAASTTYAVEVPAIVAKGNVLGMQFHPEKSGQMGMSLLRNYLSLVEGKEKS, encoded by the coding sequence ATGATCGGGATCGTCGATTACGGCATGGGAAATTTGTTTTCCGTAAGCAAAGGGCTGGAGCGACTTGGTGCCGATTCATTCATTTCGGATGACCCGGAAGAACTTTCGGAGGCAACAGGGATTATCCTTCCTGGTGTCGGCTCATTCCGGGATGCCATGAGTCTTTTGAAAAAACAAGGATTGGATGGATTCCTGCAACGATATGCAGCAGGAGGAGGTTATATATTAGGCATCTGTCTTGGGATGCAGCTTCTCTTTGATGAAAGCGAGGAAAATGGGCCAGCTCGAGGATTGTCACTCATACCAGGAAAAATCATCCGGTTCCAGGGCATTGATGCAAGCGGCGATGTTTATAAGGTGCCTCACATGGGCTGGAATCGACTTGAATTCAAACACGCTTCACCTGTCACTGCAGGACTGGAAGCGGACCATGTATATTTCGTGCATTCATATTATGCCGATACGGATGACGCATATATTGCCGCCAGCACAACGTATGCTGTGGAAGTTCCGGCAATCGTGGCGAAAGGGAATGTATTGGGCATGCAGTTCCATCCTGAGAAAAGCGGGCAGATGGGCATGTCACTTTTGAGGAATTACCTGTCATTAGTGGAAGGGAAGGAAAAATCATGA
- the hisF gene encoding imidazole glycerol phosphate synthase subunit HisF, whose product MLTKRIIPCLDVKDGRVVKGIQFVSLRDAGDPVELAAFYDQEGADELVFLDISASHEGRETMVDVVQAVAGSLAIPFTVGGGINSLSDMRRILRAGADKVSLNTAAVLRPDLINEGSDYFGAQCIVVAIDARYDEGLGSWRVYTHGGRKPTEWEVIDWAQEAVSRGAGEILLTSMDCDGEKQGFNIALTKAVSEAVSVPVIASGGAGNAGHFREAFEEGKADAALAASIFHYKETSVKEVKAFLKQQGVVVR is encoded by the coding sequence ATGCTCACTAAACGAATCATTCCATGTCTCGATGTAAAAGATGGGCGTGTCGTCAAAGGCATACAATTTGTTTCGCTAAGGGATGCCGGAGATCCGGTCGAGCTTGCCGCTTTTTATGATCAGGAGGGTGCCGATGAGCTTGTCTTCCTTGATATTTCCGCTTCACATGAAGGCAGGGAAACGATGGTCGACGTCGTTCAAGCGGTAGCGGGCAGCTTGGCCATCCCTTTCACGGTTGGCGGGGGCATTAATTCCCTGTCGGATATGAGGAGGATATTACGAGCAGGTGCAGATAAAGTATCTCTAAATACAGCAGCCGTTCTCCGGCCTGATCTGATTAATGAAGGCTCGGATTACTTTGGTGCCCAATGCATCGTAGTCGCCATTGACGCCCGTTACGATGAAGGGCTCGGATCATGGCGCGTATACACCCACGGCGGCAGAAAACCGACTGAGTGGGAAGTGATCGATTGGGCGCAGGAAGCCGTCAGCCGAGGTGCCGGTGAAATTTTATTGACGAGTATGGATTGTGACGGGGAGAAACAGGGGTTCAATATTGCTTTGACAAAGGCGGTATCAGAAGCTGTTTCGGTGCCGGTCATTGCCTCGGGCGGTGCCGGTAACGCCGGGCATTTCCGGGAAGCATTTGAAGAGGGAAAAGCCGATGCTGCTTTAGCTGCCTCGATCTTTCATTATAAAGAAACATCGGTCAAAGAAGTAAAAGCGTTTCTCAAACAACAAGGAGTGGTTGTACGATGA
- a CDS encoding aldehyde dehydrogenase family protein produces the protein MKFSSMNKSYISGEWAEGLTGRTYDILNPFNGSLLSTVSLASSQQVQESFEHAKAAQKEWAKTTPEQRNEILRKAVSYFQENREDIMDVIVRETGGSLIKANAELGLTIEILKEAMTYAHEVNRVHEVPSAVEGKVNRIHRRPLGVISSISPFNFPMNLSVRTIAPAIALGNSVVHKPDVQVSYSGGIIIAAAFEYAGLPKGVLNMIITDLEEIGDDMLTNPIPRLISFTGSTPVGRHIGEVAGKNLKRVALELGGNNPFIVLSDANVDRAADAAIFGKYLHQGQICMSINRIIVHKDLYEDFIGKFVERAKALPYGNPLDPKTVIGPLVNESQIEKAQRYIEEAKQSGAVLALEGKREGNVLTPYIFRDVKNTDKIAQTELFSPVVSIIKAESDEEAIEIANDTEYGLSSAIFTDDLERGERLGLEIDSGMTHINDQTVNDGPNVAFGGNKMSGMGRFGNPWVVEEFTVTKWISKQTVARQYPF, from the coding sequence ATGAAATTCAGTTCAATGAATAAAAGCTACATTAGTGGTGAATGGGCGGAAGGCTTGACGGGCCGTACCTACGATATTCTTAACCCATTTAATGGTTCTCTTTTATCAACTGTAAGTCTAGCATCATCCCAACAAGTGCAGGAATCCTTTGAGCATGCAAAAGCAGCGCAAAAAGAATGGGCCAAGACAACTCCGGAACAACGCAATGAGATATTGAGGAAGGCAGTGTCATATTTTCAGGAAAACCGCGAAGATATCATGGATGTCATCGTCCGCGAAACAGGCGGAAGCCTCATCAAAGCCAATGCTGAACTTGGCCTGACGATAGAGATATTAAAAGAAGCAATGACATATGCACATGAAGTGAACCGTGTACATGAGGTGCCTTCGGCTGTGGAAGGTAAGGTGAATCGCATTCATCGACGGCCATTGGGGGTCATTTCATCGATATCTCCTTTTAATTTCCCGATGAACCTATCGGTAAGGACGATTGCTCCTGCCATAGCGTTAGGAAATAGTGTCGTTCACAAACCGGATGTTCAAGTTTCCTATTCAGGCGGAATCATCATCGCTGCCGCCTTTGAATATGCAGGTCTTCCAAAAGGGGTATTGAACATGATCATTACTGATTTGGAAGAAATCGGGGATGACATGCTTACCAATCCGATTCCGAGGTTAATCAGTTTCACGGGTTCAACACCAGTTGGACGCCATATTGGCGAAGTCGCCGGGAAGAATTTAAAACGTGTGGCACTTGAACTAGGTGGCAACAATCCCTTTATCGTCCTCTCGGATGCCAATGTCGATCGCGCAGCCGATGCAGCCATCTTTGGAAAGTACTTGCACCAAGGACAAATATGCATGAGCATTAACCGAATCATCGTCCATAAGGACCTTTACGAAGACTTCATCGGAAAATTCGTGGAACGGGCCAAGGCGCTACCTTACGGAAATCCGTTAGATCCCAAGACCGTCATTGGGCCGCTTGTGAATGAAAGCCAAATCGAAAAAGCGCAGCGCTACATCGAGGAGGCCAAGCAAAGCGGGGCCGTTCTTGCTCTTGAAGGAAAACGGGAAGGAAATGTCCTGACGCCATATATTTTCCGTGATGTGAAAAATACGGACAAGATTGCTCAAACTGAATTATTCTCACCGGTCGTTTCCATCATTAAAGCGGAGAGCGATGAAGAGGCCATCGAGATAGCCAATGATACCGAATACGGTTTGAGTTCTGCCATCTTCACCGACGATTTGGAGAGAGGCGAACGATTAGGTCTCGAAATCGATAGTGGGATGACACATATCAACGATCAGACAGTAAATGATGGTCCGAACGTTGCTTTTGGCGGAAATAAGATGAGTGGAATGGGACGCTTCGGCAACCCGTGGGTAGTGGAGGAATTCACTGTCACCAAATGGATTTCCAAGCAAACCGTTGCCCGCCAATATCCTTTCTAA
- the hisD gene encoding histidinol dehydrogenase yields the protein MKIERFAEGISLKRSVDAGTADQRKAVQDIIHDVRKSGDSAVHNFTERFDGVRLEELLVSEREMEEATASLSAEQLAIIQEAADNIEMFHEKQIRNSWFTTDDTGTMLGQKLTPLDAVGVYVPGGTAAYPSSVLMNVMPAKAAGVERIVMVSPPGKDGKLSPAVLAAAKIAGVKEIYKVGGAQAIAALAYGTKTIKKVDKIVGPGNIYVALAKREVFGDVAIDMIAGPSEIAVLADESAIASEVAADLLSQAEHDARACSVLVTVSASLAEEVAAEVTKQAALLPRREIAEASIKDYGRIVVCGNMTEAIEAVNELAPEHLEIMTKDGLEVMAKIRHAGAIFIGRYSSEPVGDYFAGPNHVLPTNGTARFSSPLNVDDFQKKSSIIMYSETAFRQNAEKIADFARMEGLEAHARAIESRGVNESGK from the coding sequence ATGAAAATTGAACGGTTTGCGGAAGGGATTTCACTGAAACGCTCGGTTGACGCAGGTACTGCCGATCAACGAAAGGCGGTTCAGGATATCATCCATGATGTCAGGAAAAGCGGGGATTCCGCTGTACATAATTTTACCGAACGTTTCGATGGGGTCAGGCTTGAGGAATTACTTGTGTCGGAGCGGGAAATGGAAGAGGCGACAGCATCCTTGTCGGCTGAACAGCTAGCTATCATTCAGGAGGCTGCCGATAATATTGAAATGTTTCACGAGAAACAAATTAGAAATTCATGGTTTACGACGGATGATACGGGAACGATGCTAGGGCAAAAATTGACACCGCTTGATGCGGTAGGAGTGTATGTACCAGGGGGCACAGCTGCATATCCATCGTCAGTGCTGATGAATGTGATGCCAGCGAAGGCTGCGGGGGTGGAACGAATCGTTATGGTATCCCCTCCAGGCAAAGATGGTAAATTATCACCGGCGGTTTTGGCGGCTGCGAAGATTGCCGGAGTCAAGGAAATCTATAAAGTCGGAGGGGCTCAGGCCATAGCCGCATTGGCTTATGGGACGAAAACGATAAAAAAGGTCGACAAAATCGTCGGTCCGGGAAATATTTACGTTGCACTGGCGAAGCGGGAGGTATTCGGTGACGTGGCCATTGATATGATCGCCGGACCGAGTGAAATTGCCGTGTTGGCTGATGAATCAGCCATCGCCTCGGAGGTTGCCGCCGACTTGCTATCACAAGCGGAACACGACGCCCGTGCTTGCAGTGTCTTGGTGACAGTATCAGCATCTCTTGCAGAAGAGGTTGCTGCAGAAGTGACAAAACAGGCGGCACTGCTCCCCCGCCGGGAAATTGCCGAAGCATCGATAAAGGATTACGGAAGAATCGTCGTATGCGGAAATATGACGGAAGCGATCGAAGCCGTCAATGAGCTTGCTCCGGAGCATTTAGAGATCATGACCAAGGATGGACTTGAAGTGATGGCCAAAATTCGGCATGCCGGGGCAATCTTCATTGGCCGCTACAGTTCGGAGCCTGTTGGTGATTACTTCGCTGGTCCGAATCACGTTCTGCCAACAAACGGAACGGCCCGTTTTTCGAGTCCGCTGAATGTAGATGACTTTCAAAAGAAATCGAGCATCATCATGTACAGTGAAACGGCCTTCCGGCAAAATGCAGAAAAAATCGCGGATTTTGCCCGCATGGAGGGACTTGAGGCTCACGCCCGTGCCATAGAATCGCGCGGCGTGAATGAATCCGGAAAATAG